TGGGGTAATATGCTCGGTGCAGAAGCTTATCTATCAAAACCAATTGATAAAGAAGAATTGATAGTAACGCTGAAGCGATTACTCAAGTAGAAATCTAGCGGATAAATTACAAAAAGTAGTTTAAACAATTCGTAATTATTACCTAAAATATAAATTTGGGAGAACGAAAATTTTGAAAAGTATAAATAAAAAATTAAGTAATAGCTACGAATTATTGCATCACTATTTTTAATTTCTCAATCTCTACAAATTTTTAGATACTAATTTAAAAAGTGGCTAAAACTAAATAACTGCAAAGGATAAACAACTTTGGAAACTAAGCAAAAATTTCTAAGTTTTAATTTGGGAGTAGGGGATATAGCCGTAATTTCGCTACAACATATTACAGAAGTTTTGCAAGTACCATTAGCGGAAATATGTGGTGTTCCTCAAATGCCTAATTGCATTTTGGGTATATACAACTGGCGTGGTGAGATGCTTTGGTTAGTTGATTTAGAGGCTATGCTAGGTTATCCTCCACTTTTGCAAGGTGCAAATTTACTTTCTAAAATGATGGCGATTGTGCTGGAAAGTGAGGGTAAATATTTAGGATTATTAGTGCGACAGCTTATAGATATTGAGTGGCTGGATACTCAGCACATGAAAGCTCCATCTGCTGAATTATTTTACCAATCAATATCACCTTTTTTGCAAGGATACTTTATTAATAATTCTGATGAGATGATTTTAAGCTTGGATGCGTTAACAATTATGCGATCGCCCGTATGGGAAACTCACAATAAACAGTTTAGTCATGGCTGATATCTTTACAATTAGTGATTTTTTACCAGCATTTTTCATCATTGCTTACATATTAAATTCATAATTTTTGAGGTTTTTAAAATGACATCTGTATATCATAACAACCAGGAAAATGAGCATCTGCTGACAAAAATAGAAAA
This region of Nostoc sp. UHCC 0302 genomic DNA includes:
- a CDS encoding chemotaxis protein CheW, coding for METKQKFLSFNLGVGDIAVISLQHITEVLQVPLAEICGVPQMPNCILGIYNWRGEMLWLVDLEAMLGYPPLLQGANLLSKMMAIVLESEGKYLGLLVRQLIDIEWLDTQHMKAPSAELFYQSISPFLQGYFINNSDEMILSLDALTIMRSPVWETHNKQFSHG